One genomic window of Bradyrhizobium sp. B124 includes the following:
- a CDS encoding acyl-CoA desaturase, whose amino-acid sequence MKLQPGSERIFADDSTDPLDGRVQWAPAKSLWLGGMTAVAIVFGPLLFSWSAFALFVVTSAITLCFGHSVGMHRRLIHASFDCPLWLERLCVYLGTLVGMAGPYGMVRLHDFRDWAQRQAACHDYSRHAAGFWRDAWWQLHCTLVLKQPPVFRVEPRLANDRFYAFVERSWMWQQLPWALLFFAIGSWSWLVWGICVRVAVCVTGHWLIGHYSHRKGGQTWVIEGVAAQGYNVGIAGLISMGESWHNNHHAYPGSAKLGLLPGQIDLGWWLIKAFEAAGLASNIKTPDNLAPRPGSRRVGGPDNADAVAHRGPALFP is encoded by the coding sequence ATGAAGCTGCAACCCGGGTCCGAGCGCATCTTCGCGGACGACAGCACCGACCCGCTCGACGGGCGCGTGCAATGGGCGCCGGCAAAGTCGTTGTGGCTCGGCGGCATGACCGCGGTCGCGATCGTGTTCGGGCCGCTGCTGTTCTCGTGGAGCGCGTTCGCGCTGTTCGTCGTGACCAGCGCGATCACGCTGTGCTTCGGCCATTCGGTCGGCATGCATCGCCGCCTGATCCATGCGAGCTTCGACTGCCCGCTATGGCTCGAACGGCTCTGCGTCTATCTCGGCACGCTGGTCGGAATGGCCGGCCCCTACGGCATGGTGCGGCTGCACGATTTCCGCGACTGGGCGCAACGCCAGGCGGCCTGCCACGACTACTCCCGCCACGCTGCCGGCTTCTGGCGCGATGCCTGGTGGCAGCTGCACTGCACGCTCGTGCTGAAGCAGCCGCCGGTCTTCCGGGTCGAACCGCGGCTCGCCAACGACCGCTTCTATGCCTTCGTCGAACGAAGCTGGATGTGGCAGCAATTGCCCTGGGCGCTGCTGTTCTTTGCGATCGGCTCGTGGAGCTGGCTGGTCTGGGGCATCTGCGTCCGGGTCGCCGTCTGCGTCACCGGTCACTGGTTGATCGGTCACTACTCGCATCGCAAGGGCGGACAGACCTGGGTCATCGAAGGCGTTGCAGCCCAGGGCTACAATGTCGGCATCGCCGGGCTGATCAGCATGGGCGAGAGCTGGCACAACAATCACCACGCCTATCCCGGCTCGGCCAAGCTCGGGCTGTTGCCGGGCCAGATCGATCTCGGCTGGTGGCTGATCAAAGCGTTCGAGGCCGCGGGCCTCGCCAGCAACATCAAGACGCCGGACAATCTTGCACCGCGCCCGGGCTCGCGCCGCGTCGGCGGTCCTGATAACGCCGATGCGGTCGCACATCGCGGCCCTGCGTTGTTCCCATAA
- a CDS encoding TetR/AcrR family transcriptional regulator: protein MGVTSQGTRERLLAAAQRELIEGQGHLEMQAVARRAQVSVGLAYHHFGSKAGLIAAVVEDFYEHLDEAAFGGAKLAASNWADREKARIGAYVAFHYEHPFAPLVIGPLSRAPEVLDVETAFTSRQLAGGARMLEAAQRDGIVPGNLDPHLTIALMIGGIRQALIGALTADRRPDPARLTGDIWAFMAAALRLTAKSPPVRPKATRRSRF, encoded by the coding sequence ATGGGCGTAACGAGCCAGGGGACACGCGAGCGGCTGCTCGCCGCAGCCCAACGGGAGCTGATCGAAGGCCAAGGGCATCTCGAGATGCAGGCCGTCGCGAGACGGGCCCAGGTCTCGGTCGGGCTCGCCTATCACCACTTCGGATCGAAGGCCGGCCTGATCGCCGCCGTGGTCGAAGACTTCTATGAACATCTGGATGAGGCCGCCTTCGGCGGCGCCAAACTGGCCGCCAGCAACTGGGCCGACCGGGAGAAGGCGCGGATCGGCGCCTATGTCGCCTTTCACTATGAGCACCCGTTTGCGCCGCTGGTGATCGGACCGCTGAGCCGGGCGCCCGAAGTGCTTGATGTCGAGACCGCCTTCACCAGCCGCCAGCTTGCAGGCGGTGCGCGCATGCTGGAAGCCGCGCAGCGCGACGGGATCGTACCTGGCAACCTCGACCCTCACCTCACCATCGCGCTGATGATCGGCGGCATCCGCCAGGCGCTGATCGGCGCGCTCACTGCCGACCGGCGGCCGGATCCGGCAAGGCTGACCGGCGACATCTGGGCCTTCATGGCCGCGGCGCTGCGCCTGACTGCCAAGTCCCCGCCGGTGAGGCCAAAAGCCACGCGGCGCAGCCGCTTCTAA
- a CDS encoding acyltransferase family protein: MQGRAPVERAGFRCDINALRALAVIAVLGYHLRIPGFAGGFVGVDAFFVITGYLMTGKVVADLAAGRFSYGDFAMMRLRRIYPALLVVVATTAAAGWFLTLPGEYFRHVRQACYAIFFLSNFAFDNDNGYFAMAAQTKPLLHTWSLAVEWQFYIWMPLVVRFVWSRSPRSKAPASIMATLSAVAVVSFAWCLWQNQHDEMGSAFFSLRARAWEPLAGGMIAIAEVWCQASGRAPRSEAFSSTAARIGWILTAFCVAYPLPEARWPGALTLLPIVGAALVVAGGLETSRLVQSSVVQRIGDWSYSIYLWHWPIWVLAGGWLTARGYEVGAVSKAAMAAASIAVGAVAYYVVEQPFRLRRDTWTPQRLLAGTGAAAACFVAFTIGSLVTTGYPGRLPAYLLPAEMARKTDTPRDECFRNANSKKAASERYCTFGVGNADHATVMLWGDSFANQYLEPITTAATRLGLTGLIATQSACRPFADHPDRNAADSQPCRQFNTETLQYLGDRAEPTIIVLAGNWSNAIEIAPLVDTLLSNGKTVIIVMPLLNIGFDVPQKWIESQIRAGKAITEWKVAADPTLTMRDLRQKIDRTVLSPRKGNPWLISIDPQAEVCDDSSCHLVRSGQANFRDTAHISNVNAQQYEHLFETALGSAVHAGVHAER, encoded by the coding sequence ATGCAGGGCCGAGCGCCGGTTGAGCGCGCCGGTTTCCGATGCGATATCAATGCTTTGCGAGCTCTCGCGGTGATCGCTGTCCTTGGCTATCACCTGAGGATCCCGGGCTTTGCCGGCGGTTTCGTCGGTGTGGACGCGTTCTTTGTCATCACCGGATACCTCATGACCGGCAAGGTCGTCGCCGATCTTGCAGCGGGCCGGTTCTCCTATGGCGACTTCGCCATGATGCGGCTGCGGCGCATCTACCCGGCCCTTCTTGTGGTTGTCGCAACCACCGCGGCGGCTGGATGGTTCCTGACGCTGCCGGGCGAATACTTCCGGCACGTCCGCCAAGCCTGCTACGCGATCTTCTTCTTGTCGAATTTCGCATTCGACAACGACAACGGCTATTTCGCGATGGCCGCACAGACCAAGCCGCTGTTGCACACCTGGTCGCTCGCGGTGGAGTGGCAATTCTACATCTGGATGCCACTGGTGGTGCGTTTCGTTTGGTCCCGATCACCGAGATCGAAGGCGCCGGCTTCGATAATGGCCACGTTATCAGCCGTCGCCGTCGTGTCCTTTGCCTGGTGCCTTTGGCAAAACCAGCATGACGAGATGGGGTCGGCGTTCTTTTCGTTACGCGCGCGGGCGTGGGAGCCGCTGGCCGGCGGCATGATCGCCATAGCCGAAGTCTGGTGCCAGGCGAGCGGCCGCGCTCCTCGCTCCGAGGCCTTCAGTAGCACCGCCGCCCGCATCGGATGGATCCTGACAGCATTCTGCGTGGCCTATCCGCTGCCGGAAGCACGCTGGCCGGGCGCCTTGACTCTCCTGCCCATCGTCGGCGCGGCTCTTGTCGTTGCGGGCGGACTTGAGACCTCGAGACTCGTTCAGTCGTCGGTCGTGCAGCGCATCGGTGACTGGTCTTATTCGATCTACCTTTGGCACTGGCCGATCTGGGTGTTAGCTGGCGGATGGCTCACCGCGCGTGGCTATGAGGTCGGTGCTGTCTCGAAAGCTGCGATGGCCGCAGCCTCGATAGCGGTCGGCGCCGTCGCCTACTACGTCGTCGAACAGCCGTTCCGCCTGCGGCGCGACACCTGGACGCCGCAGCGGCTGTTGGCCGGTACAGGCGCCGCGGCGGCGTGCTTCGTTGCCTTTACGATCGGCTCACTGGTGACGACCGGCTACCCGGGGCGGCTGCCGGCCTATCTCCTGCCCGCCGAGATGGCCCGCAAGACGGACACGCCACGCGATGAATGTTTCCGCAATGCCAACTCGAAGAAGGCCGCAAGCGAGAGATATTGCACCTTCGGCGTCGGCAACGCCGATCACGCTACGGTCATGCTGTGGGGCGATTCCTTTGCAAACCAGTATCTTGAGCCGATCACGACGGCCGCAACCAGGCTCGGCCTCACCGGTCTTATTGCGACACAGAGCGCCTGCCGACCCTTTGCCGACCATCCCGATCGCAATGCCGCCGACAGCCAGCCGTGCCGCCAGTTCAACACCGAGACGCTGCAATATTTGGGCGACCGCGCCGAGCCGACCATCATTGTTCTCGCCGGCAACTGGAGCAACGCCATCGAGATCGCGCCACTTGTCGACACGCTGCTCTCAAACGGCAAGACCGTCATTATAGTGATGCCGCTGCTCAATATCGGCTTCGACGTGCCGCAGAAGTGGATCGAAAGCCAGATCAGGGCAGGAAAGGCCATCACCGAGTGGAAGGTCGCGGCCGATCCGACCTTGACGATGCGCGATCTGCGCCAAAAGATCGACCGGACTGTACTGTCACCCCGTAAGGGCAATCCGTGGCTAATCTCGATCGACCCGCAAGCGGAAGTCTGCGACGACAGTTCGTGCCACCTGGTTCGATCAGGTCAGGCCAACTTCCGGGACACCGCTCACATTTCGAACGTTAACGCGCAGCAATACGAACACCTCTTTGAGACTGCGCTCGGCTCGGCCGTACACGCTGGCGTGCACGCCGAGCGCTAG
- the cysE gene encoding serine O-acetyltransferase, producing the protein MAVHQVNPQGAKLAALDPIWDRIRGEAEDILRREPELASFIYATVLHHERLEDSVVHRIADRLDHAALSGDLIRQTYGEALRDEPDIGNAFRADLVAVYDRDPATSRFIDPLLYFKGFHALQTHRLAHWLYQKGRKDFAFYLQSRSSAVFQTDINPAARIGRGIFLDHATGFVCGETAVIDDDVSILHGVTLGGTGKENEDRHPKIRHGVLIGAGAKILGNIEIGHCARIAAGSVVVKPVPHNVTVAGVPAKIVGEAGCAEPSRTMDQMLNAIGL; encoded by the coding sequence ATGGCAGTTCATCAGGTCAATCCGCAGGGGGCGAAGCTCGCGGCACTCGATCCGATCTGGGATCGAATCCGCGGCGAGGCGGAAGACATCCTGCGCCGCGAGCCGGAGCTCGCATCCTTCATCTATGCGACCGTGTTGCATCATGAGCGCCTGGAAGATTCCGTGGTCCATCGCATTGCCGATCGGCTCGACCACGCCGCGCTGTCGGGCGACCTGATCCGCCAGACTTATGGTGAGGCATTGCGCGATGAGCCCGATATCGGCAACGCCTTCCGCGCCGATCTCGTCGCCGTCTATGACCGCGATCCCGCGACCTCGCGCTTCATCGATCCCTTGCTCTACTTCAAGGGCTTCCACGCGCTGCAGACCCATCGTCTCGCGCACTGGCTCTATCAGAAGGGCCGCAAGGATTTTGCCTTCTACCTGCAGAGCCGCTCGTCGGCGGTGTTCCAGACCGACATCAATCCGGCGGCCAGGATCGGCCGCGGCATCTTCCTCGATCACGCCACCGGTTTCGTCTGCGGCGAGACCGCCGTCATCGACGACGATGTCTCGATCCTGCATGGCGTTACGCTCGGCGGCACCGGCAAGGAGAACGAGGATCGCCATCCGAAGATCCGCCACGGCGTGCTGATCGGCGCCGGCGCCAAGATCCTCGGCAATATCGAGATCGGTCATTGCGCGCGGATCGCGGCGGGCTCAGTCGTGGTCAAGCCCGTGCCGCACAACGTCACGGTCGCGGGCGTGCCGGCGAAAATCGTCGGCGAGGCCGGCTGTGCCGAGCCGTCGCGCACCATGGACCAGATGCTCAATGCGATCGGGCTTTGA
- the fabA gene encoding bifunctional 3-hydroxydecanoyl-ACP dehydratase/trans-2-decenoyl-ACP isomerase yields MFNPHDFHTPQSSYSKPDLLRSSAGGYFGPGNAQLPAPPMLMMDRITDIGIDGGAFGKGRVAAELDVAPDHWFFACHFAGDPVMPGCLGLDAMWQIIGFWLGWSGSPGKGRALGVGEVKFRGHITPGVRLVRYEVDMRQIRRGRLVLGIADGRVLADGACVYLAKDMRVGLIAPTD; encoded by the coding sequence TTGTTCAACCCGCATGATTTTCACACGCCGCAATCGTCCTACAGCAAGCCGGATCTGCTGCGCTCGAGCGCGGGCGGCTATTTCGGCCCCGGCAATGCGCAGCTGCCGGCGCCACCGATGCTGATGATGGATCGCATCACCGACATCGGCATCGACGGCGGCGCCTTCGGCAAGGGCCGCGTCGCCGCTGAACTGGACGTTGCACCGGACCATTGGTTCTTCGCCTGTCACTTTGCCGGCGACCCCGTGATGCCCGGCTGCCTCGGGCTCGACGCGATGTGGCAGATCATCGGCTTCTGGCTCGGCTGGTCGGGCTCGCCGGGCAAAGGCCGCGCGCTCGGGGTCGGCGAGGTCAAGTTCAGGGGCCACATCACGCCGGGCGTCAGGCTCGTGCGCTATGAGGTCGACATGCGTCAGATCAGGCGCGGCCGGCTGGTGCTGGGCATCGCCGACGGCCGCGTGCTCGCCGACGGCGCGTGCGTCTATCTGGCGAAGGACATGAGGGTCGGCCTGATCGCGCCTACGGACTGA
- a CDS encoding DUF3126 family protein translates to MDVQEVRKLDAYLKRVFSNPKIRVVPRPKKDDSAEVYIGEEFIGVLFVDDEDDDRSFQFQMAILEEDLGEQG, encoded by the coding sequence GTGGACGTACAGGAAGTCAGGAAGCTCGACGCGTATCTCAAACGCGTGTTCAGCAATCCCAAGATCCGCGTGGTGCCGCGGCCCAAGAAGGACGACTCGGCCGAGGTCTATATCGGCGAGGAGTTCATCGGCGTGCTGTTCGTCGACGACGAGGACGATGATCGCTCGTTCCAGTTCCAGATGGCGATCCTGGAAGAAGATCTGGGCGAGCAGGGCTGA
- a CDS encoding PilZ domain-containing protein: protein MSFAQKKTTVVPVAEERRRFQRVKVHLLGRYMLPDRREFPCQIINMSPGGLALLAPGIGNVGDRVIAYLDHIGRVEGRITRIIDNGFAMTIGATARKRDKLAAQLTWLANRDILNLPEDRRHDRIVPRNPIALLTQEDGSRMTCRIIDLSLSGAAIAAENRPPLKSLVMLGRVQARVVRNLEEGFALEFVHEQSAETLEESVTAR, encoded by the coding sequence ATGTCGTTTGCACAAAAGAAAACTACCGTCGTCCCCGTTGCCGAGGAGCGGCGGCGCTTCCAGCGCGTCAAGGTGCACCTGCTCGGCCGCTACATGCTGCCCGACCGGCGCGAGTTTCCCTGCCAGATTATCAACATGTCCCCGGGCGGCCTCGCGCTGTTGGCGCCCGGCATCGGCAATGTCGGCGACCGTGTGATCGCCTATCTCGACCATATCGGCCGGGTCGAGGGCCGCATCACCCGCATCATCGACAACGGCTTTGCGATGACGATCGGCGCCACCGCGCGCAAGCGCGACAAGCTCGCCGCACAGCTCACCTGGCTCGCCAACCGCGACATCCTCAATCTGCCCGAGGATCGCCGCCACGACCGTATCGTGCCGCGCAACCCGATCGCCCTGCTCACCCAGGAAGACGGCTCGCGGATGACCTGCCGCATCATCGACCTTTCGCTGTCCGGTGCTGCGATCGCCGCGGAGAACCGCCCGCCGCTGAAGTCGCTCGTGATGCTCGGCAGAGTGCAGGCGCGTGTGGTGCGAAATCTCGAGGAAGGCTTCGCGCTCGAGTTCGTCCACGAGCAGTCGGCGGAAACGCTCGAAGAGAGCGTTACCGCGAGGTAA
- a CDS encoding gamma carbonic anhydrase family protein: protein MAIYELDGQGPDLPADGSYFIADNAVVIGKVRLKSAASVWFGAVLRGDNEWIEIGEGSNVQDNSTLHVDPGFPLTIGNNVTIGHNAIVHGCTLEDGVLIGMGSIVMNGARIRRGSVVGAGSVITEGKEFPENSLIIGAPARVVRTLDAAQAEALSRPAKSYAIRGPQYKAGLKKIG, encoded by the coding sequence ATGGCGATCTACGAACTCGACGGGCAGGGGCCCGATCTTCCCGCCGACGGCAGCTACTTCATCGCCGACAATGCCGTCGTGATCGGCAAGGTGCGCCTCAAATCCGCGGCGAGCGTCTGGTTCGGCGCCGTGCTGCGCGGCGACAATGAGTGGATCGAGATCGGCGAAGGCTCCAACGTCCAGGACAATTCGACCCTGCATGTCGATCCCGGCTTTCCCCTGACCATCGGCAACAACGTCACGATCGGCCACAATGCGATCGTGCACGGCTGCACGCTGGAAGACGGCGTGCTGATCGGGATGGGATCGATCGTGATGAACGGCGCGCGCATCAGGCGCGGCAGTGTCGTCGGCGCCGGCTCCGTCATCACCGAGGGCAAGGAGTTTCCGGAAAACTCCCTGATCATCGGCGCGCCCGCGCGCGTGGTGCGTACGCTGGACGCCGCGCAGGCCGAGGCGTTGTCGCGGCCGGCGAAGTCCTATGCGATCCGGGGCCCGCAGTACAAAGCCGGACTGAAGAAGATCGGCTGA
- a CDS encoding FAD-dependent monooxygenase, translated as MHNHHPPPHDVVIAGAGPVGLLLAYELRLAKLSVLVLEQATDPRSPLKRLPFGMRGLSAPSIEALYRRGMLDEIAAPPRANDGSGSNASNGAHWMQQPRRPAGHFAGIQFYHDDIDTAKWPFRLPSPAGTSMAVDMESLESALAARAIAMDVEIRRGAAVEAFDQSDDGVIVRAGGGTFHGRWLVGCDGGRSTVRKTGGFEFVGTDPEFTGYSVEVEIADPDKLRPGRHYTPTGMYTYARPGTIAMVDFDGGAFHRTQEITREHVQAVLRRVSGTDVTLTALQLATTWTDRACHATTYRRGRVLLAGDAAHIHSPLGGQGLNLGLGDAMNLGWKLAATIRGDAPAGLLDSYCSERHPVGAQILDWSRAQVALMRPSRSSRALEPIIRDLIATPDGATYFAERAWGVSLRYDLGGDHPLVGRSAPDFELACGTRLGELLRDGRGLLLDFEPRSPLRALAERWCGRISYLTSDALDRLGLNAVLVRPDGFVAWATDIEPDLEETAQAAARWFGEPDAASE; from the coding sequence ATGCACAACCACCACCCCCCTCCCCATGATGTCGTCATCGCCGGCGCCGGCCCGGTCGGCCTGCTGCTTGCCTACGAGCTGCGGCTCGCAAAGCTCTCAGTCCTGGTGCTGGAGCAGGCCACAGACCCGCGCTCGCCGTTGAAACGGCTGCCGTTCGGCATGCGCGGCCTCTCGGCGCCCAGCATCGAGGCCCTCTATCGTCGCGGGATGCTGGACGAGATCGCGGCGCCGCCGCGTGCGAATGATGGCTCGGGCAGCAATGCGTCGAACGGCGCGCATTGGATGCAGCAGCCGCGCCGCCCGGCGGGCCATTTCGCCGGCATCCAGTTTTATCACGACGATATCGACACTGCGAAATGGCCGTTTCGCCTGCCGAGTCCGGCCGGCACCAGCATGGCGGTCGACATGGAGTCGCTCGAATCCGCGCTCGCCGCGCGCGCAATCGCGATGGATGTCGAGATCAGGCGCGGCGCGGCCGTCGAGGCGTTCGATCAGTCGGATGACGGCGTGATCGTTCGCGCCGGCGGCGGGACGTTTCATGGACGCTGGCTGGTCGGTTGTGACGGCGGGCGCAGCACGGTGCGCAAGACAGGCGGCTTTGAATTTGTCGGCACCGATCCGGAGTTCACCGGCTATTCGGTCGAGGTCGAGATTGCCGATCCGGACAAGCTCCGCCCGGGCCGCCACTACACGCCGACCGGCATGTATACCTACGCGCGGCCCGGCACCATCGCGATGGTCGATTTCGACGGCGGCGCCTTCCACCGCACCCAAGAGATCACACGCGAGCATGTGCAGGCGGTGCTGCGCCGTGTCTCCGGCACCGACGTGACATTGACGGCGCTCCAGCTTGCCACCACCTGGACGGATCGCGCCTGTCACGCGACGACTTACCGGAGGGGACGCGTGCTGCTCGCCGGCGACGCCGCGCACATCCATTCCCCGCTGGGCGGCCAGGGCCTCAACCTCGGGCTCGGCGATGCGATGAATCTCGGCTGGAAGCTTGCCGCCACGATCCGCGGCGACGCGCCGGCCGGTCTGCTCGACAGCTATTGCAGCGAACGGCATCCGGTGGGCGCGCAGATCCTCGACTGGTCGCGCGCCCAGGTCGCGCTGATGCGGCCGAGCCGGAGCTCGCGCGCGCTCGAACCCATCATCCGCGATCTGATCGCGACGCCCGACGGCGCGACCTATTTTGCCGAGCGCGCGTGGGGCGTCTCGCTGCGCTACGATCTTGGCGGCGACCATCCGCTGGTGGGCCGCAGCGCGCCCGACTTCGAGCTCGCCTGCGGGACGAGGCTCGGCGAATTGCTCAGAGACGGGCGCGGCCTGCTGCTCGACTTCGAGCCGCGCTCCCCTCTGCGCGCGTTGGCCGAGCGTTGGTGCGGGCGGATCAGCTATCTCACTAGCGATGCCCTGGATCGGCTGGGCTTGAACGCGGTGCTGGTGCGCCCCGACGGGTTTGTGGCTTGGGCCACAGACATCGAACCGGATCTGGAGGAGACTGCTCAAGCCGCAGCGCGATGGTTCGGAGAACCTGACGCGGCATCTGAATGA
- a CDS encoding transglutaminase-like cysteine peptidase, protein MFGFRGQGKGLAVAAILFATCVSAKAGDVVYASLGDVARSPIGWVEFCADNPAECRGGKTQPRDIVLSQTAWRDLVRVNKWVNESIKPMTDMDHWGVIEKWSLPSDGYGDCEDYVLLKRKMLMDAGWPREALLITVVRDKKGEGHAVLTVKTDKGEFVLDNQNESIVAWTETGYRFVKRQSQSDPNVWVSLGDNRPAVSTASSR, encoded by the coding sequence ATGTTTGGGTTCAGGGGACAGGGGAAAGGTTTGGCGGTTGCCGCCATTCTGTTTGCGACGTGCGTGTCGGCCAAGGCCGGCGACGTGGTCTACGCCAGCCTGGGTGACGTTGCGCGCTCGCCGATCGGCTGGGTCGAATTCTGCGCCGACAATCCCGCCGAGTGCCGCGGCGGCAAGACGCAACCACGCGACATCGTGTTGTCGCAGACCGCTTGGCGCGACCTCGTGCGGGTCAACAAGTGGGTCAACGAATCCATCAAGCCGATGACCGACATGGATCATTGGGGCGTGATCGAGAAATGGTCGTTGCCATCAGACGGCTACGGCGACTGCGAGGACTACGTGCTCCTGAAGCGCAAGATGCTGATGGACGCCGGCTGGCCGCGCGAGGCGCTGTTGATCACGGTGGTCCGCGACAAGAAGGGCGAAGGCCACGCGGTGCTGACCGTGAAGACCGACAAGGGCGAATTCGTGCTCGACAATCAGAACGAGAGCATCGTCGCCTGGACGGAGACCGGCTACCGCTTCGTCAAGCGGCAATCGCAGAGCGATCCCAACGTGTGGGTCTCGCTCGGCGACAATCGCCCGGCAGTTTCAACCGCAAGCTCGCGCTGA
- a CDS encoding zinc-binding dehydrogenase, translated as MQQIRVCTHDGPGAKPVIRTVPWPDVGKKAALIKVGACGVCGTDLHILKGHWPKPLPWPFTLGHELGGVIVECGPEFTEDFMSKPLQVGSKVMIPPLMPCGRCYYCIHYPESANKCLTPVYYGRYLGFDKAPHMWGGWAEYVYVDLDMLPGTKIYKLPDDMSLRLGALSEPLTSCIRAFNRATRTGGFSWGDTVVIQGSGPIGILAVAAAQEMGAGRVICVGAPETPRLALARKFGAEATVDIERLKTPEERIKAVRDIVGGFGADLVMDCSGHPTAGPEGIEMLRDGGTYVEMGQFTDAGSINTSWHRICTKDLNVLGSWGFTGNDLPLGVDMLYRTRNKYPWLDMQTIYPFTEDGVARAVADAMAMKTVKSTIVPWPELVG; from the coding sequence ATGCAGCAGATCCGCGTATGCACGCATGACGGACCTGGAGCCAAGCCTGTAATCCGGACCGTGCCATGGCCGGATGTCGGCAAAAAGGCGGCCTTGATCAAGGTCGGCGCCTGCGGCGTTTGCGGAACCGACCTGCACATCCTGAAGGGACACTGGCCGAAGCCGCTGCCATGGCCGTTCACGCTCGGCCACGAGCTCGGCGGTGTGATCGTCGAATGCGGCCCGGAGTTCACCGAAGACTTCATGAGCAAGCCGCTGCAGGTGGGATCGAAGGTGATGATCCCGCCCTTGATGCCGTGCGGCCGGTGCTATTACTGCATCCATTATCCCGAGAGCGCCAACAAGTGCCTGACGCCGGTGTATTACGGCCGCTATCTCGGCTTCGACAAGGCGCCGCACATGTGGGGCGGCTGGGCCGAATATGTCTATGTCGATCTCGACATGCTGCCCGGCACCAAGATCTACAAATTGCCTGACGATATGTCGCTGCGGCTGGGCGCACTCTCGGAGCCGCTGACCTCCTGCATTCGCGCCTTCAACCGCGCCACCCGCACCGGCGGCTTCAGCTGGGGCGACACCGTGGTGATCCAGGGCTCCGGGCCGATCGGCATCCTCGCGGTCGCGGCCGCGCAGGAGATGGGAGCGGGGCGGGTGATCTGCGTCGGCGCGCCGGAAACGCCCCGGCTGGCGCTGGCGCGCAAGTTCGGCGCCGAGGCGACCGTCGATATCGAACGGCTGAAGACGCCTGAGGAGCGCATCAAGGCGGTGCGCGACATCGTCGGCGGCTTTGGCGCCGACCTCGTGATGGATTGCTCGGGCCATCCGACCGCCGGCCCAGAGGGCATCGAGATGCTGCGCGACGGCGGCACCTATGTCGAGATGGGACAGTTCACCGACGCCGGCTCGATCAATACGTCGTGGCACCGCATCTGCACCAAGGACCTCAACGTGCTCGGCTCCTGGGGCTTTACCGGCAACGACCTGCCGCTCGGCGTCGACATGCTCTACCGCACGCGCAACAAATATCCGTGGCTCGACATGCAGACGATCTATCCGTTCACCGAGGACGGCGTCGCGCGCGCGGTGGCTGACGCGATGGCGATGAAGACGGTGAAGTCGACCATCGTGCCGTGGCCGGAGCTGGTCGGGTGA